In the Endozoicomonas sp. SCSIO W0465 genome, CCCTCAGTTTCGGGAATAGCATCCGTTCCATACAACGCATCATAAAGGCTACCCCAGCGTGCATTGGCAGCATTCAAGGCAAAACGGGCATTCATAACGGGAACCACCAGCTGGGGTCCTGCCTGACGAGCTATTTCACTGTCAACATGGGTGGTGGAGATGGAAAAGTCATCCCCCTCAGGCAGCAGATAACCTGCTTCCTCAAGGAATGACCTGTACTCAGACATATTTTCTTCGGTATAACAGTTTTGCCGGTGCCATGCATCAATCTTCTGCTGAAGCTCATCCCGACGGGCCAGAAGTGCTTTGTTTTCAGGGGCAAGGTCATTAACCAGCGCTTCAAGTGACCGCCAGAACTTATCCGGATCAACCCCGGTTCCCGGAGCAATGTCATTCACCAGTAAATCGTGGAGTACCCGCGCTACCTGCAGGCCGCCTTTCTGGATGCGTTCAGTCATTTTAACCTCACTTCCTGATTATCATTATTATGCAACTGACGTGTATAGTATGCTGCAACCATGTACAAGGAAAAGTCAACGAATCGGCAGGCAGAACTCTCACAGGCGCTCTATAGTCTCTCTCAAGCACAACAATTCCACCCTCCATGTTAATGAGGCCAGGAGATATTTCCAGTTAACACTCGCAATGACTTTAGTCGCCTCACATTTCAGCCACTGATTTAATTATCTGTCTCAACCACTGATGCGCAGAATCATGATGCAGCAAAGGACTCCAGGCCATGGATAGATCAAATGATGGAATTTCAAACGGGGGACTGACAACGGCGAGCTTTCTACTAAAGCGTTCAATATCCGCAAGCCGACTGGGAAGTGTAGCGATCAGATCATTCTGGGCAGATAACAGCATTGCCACCTGATAATGGCGGGTAAAAACACTGATTTTACGTTTTTTGCCAACAGCAGCCAGTGCTTCATCTACCCAGCCCAGTCGCTGAACATCTTCAGGATTAACTCCGACACCAACACCCA is a window encoding:
- a CDS encoding LysR substrate-binding domain-containing protein → MASDYAESTLIPLVLKQVRSLAHHVTLDVLTPSDVSFHDVEQGWVDMAINRFDSLPQSFYQSRIWQDDFSCVVSRENPILNNFTLDTYLQARHIWASKTGMGVGVGVNPEDVQRLGWVDEALAAVGKKRKISVFTRHYQVAMLLSAQNDLIATLPSRLADIERFSRKLAVVSPPFEIPSFDLSMAWSPLLHHDSAHQWLRQIIKSVAEM